A stretch of Lactiplantibacillus brownii DNA encodes these proteins:
- a CDS encoding DAK2 domain-containing protein: MKITKITNLEFGKMVQAASQKLNQRAEFINSLNVFPVPDGDTGTNMSLSMASGAKYERDETSTQVGDLASALAKGLLMGARGNSGVILSQIFRGFSKNVAGKDVLTANDLAEAFAAGAQTAYKAVMKPTEGTILTVIRKAAGAGKEAVKTTDDICEVMVAVVEAAEAALKSTPDLLPVLKQVGVVDSGGQGLTFVLEAFSNSLSGKIDESQDYVPDDAEMDSMIDAAHHQSVQGQLDPNDIKYGYCTEIMVRIGDGKLVDHKFDYDTFYNYLAKLGDSLLVINDDEIVKVHVHTEHPGDVMTWGQRFGALIKVKVDNMRLQQETIMEHDKEADEDQPLAEPVGQPKPDMHGYAIISVASGDGIGKLFKGLGVTHIIAGGQTMNPSTADIVKAVNASGAEKALVLPNNKNIFLAAEQAADVADIPVKIIHSKTISQGMTAMLAFNPEAELADNQAEMEDTLDTVVSGQVTHAVRDTTIDGMAIRKDDYMGLVDGEIVVTNPKRETATIDMVKHMLDDDSELVTIIYGADATKADADKLSTAIQALDDELEIEIHEGDQPVYPFLISVE, encoded by the coding sequence TTGAAAATCACCAAGATAACTAATCTTGAGTTTGGCAAAATGGTTCAGGCAGCATCACAAAAACTGAACCAACGTGCCGAATTCATTAATTCTTTAAATGTGTTTCCGGTACCTGATGGTGATACCGGGACTAATATGAGTTTGTCCATGGCTAGCGGGGCGAAATACGAACGTGACGAAACCAGTACCCAAGTCGGTGATCTCGCTTCGGCACTCGCCAAAGGGCTCTTAATGGGTGCGCGGGGCAATTCCGGCGTGATTTTGTCACAGATTTTCCGTGGCTTTTCAAAAAATGTCGCAGGTAAAGACGTTTTAACGGCCAATGATTTGGCGGAAGCCTTTGCAGCGGGTGCCCAAACGGCCTATAAAGCGGTTATGAAGCCGACTGAAGGAACAATCTTAACGGTCATTCGCAAAGCTGCGGGTGCCGGTAAAGAAGCCGTTAAGACCACTGATGATATTTGTGAAGTCATGGTCGCAGTTGTGGAAGCAGCGGAAGCCGCCTTGAAGTCTACCCCAGATTTGTTGCCAGTTTTGAAACAAGTTGGGGTAGTCGATTCAGGGGGTCAAGGGTTGACCTTTGTGCTGGAAGCTTTCAGCAATTCACTGAGCGGTAAAATCGATGAATCTCAAGATTACGTTCCCGATGACGCGGAAATGGATTCAATGATTGATGCGGCACACCACCAAAGTGTTCAAGGGCAATTAGATCCTAACGACATCAAATACGGTTATTGTACTGAAATTATGGTACGAATCGGGGATGGTAAGTTAGTTGATCATAAATTTGATTATGATACTTTCTATAACTATTTGGCTAAATTAGGAGATTCATTGTTGGTGATCAACGATGATGAAATCGTTAAAGTGCATGTTCACACGGAACATCCGGGCGATGTCATGACTTGGGGCCAACGTTTTGGCGCTTTAATTAAGGTCAAAGTTGACAACATGCGGTTGCAACAAGAAACGATCATGGAACACGACAAAGAAGCCGATGAAGATCAACCATTGGCAGAACCCGTGGGCCAACCTAAACCTGACATGCATGGTTATGCCATTATTTCAGTTGCTTCTGGTGACGGCATTGGGAAGTTATTTAAAGGCTTAGGCGTGACACACATTATCGCCGGCGGTCAAACGATGAATCCAAGTACGGCGGATATCGTTAAGGCGGTCAATGCGAGTGGTGCTGAAAAAGCTTTAGTCTTACCAAATAACAAGAATATCTTTTTGGCGGCTGAACAAGCAGCTGATGTAGCGGATATTCCGGTTAAAATCATTCATAGTAAAACCATTTCGCAAGGGATGACTGCGATGTTAGCCTTTAATCCTGAGGCAGAATTAGCGGACAACCAAGCTGAAATGGAAGATACTTTGGACACAGTCGTCAGTGGTCAAGTGACGCATGCGGTGCGTGATACCACGATTGATGGCATGGCTATTCGTAAAGATGACTACATGGGACTGGTTGATGGTGAAATCGTGGTCACGAATCCTAAACGGGAAACGGCTACGATTGACATGGTCAAGCACATGTTGGACGACGATAGCGAATTAGTGACGATTATTTATGGCGCAGATGCGACAAAGGCGGATGCGGATAAATTATCAACGGCCATTCAGGCGCTCGATGACGAATTAGAAATCGAAATTCATGAAGGTGACCAACCGGTTTATCCATTCTTGATTTCGGTCGAATAA
- the rpmB gene encoding 50S ribosomal protein L28 yields the protein MAKDFVTGKRTHFGNTRSHALNHSRRSWKANLQKVRILVDGKPKKVWVSARTLKSGKVTRV from the coding sequence ATGGCAAAAGACTTCGTTACAGGCAAACGGACGCACTTTGGTAACACGCGTTCTCATGCTTTGAACCACAGCCGCCGCAGCTGGAAAGCTAACTTGCAAAAAGTTCGCATTTTAGTTGATGGTAAACCAAAGAAGGTTTGGGTTTCAGCTCGGACTTTGAAATCAGGTAAAGTAACGCGCGTTTAG
- the rpe gene encoding ribulose-phosphate 3-epimerase, which produces MIKVAPSILSANFANLQPDVELVEKAGADALHIDVMDGQFVPNLSFGMSTVAAIRPITSLTLDCHLMIVEPERFVAQFAQAGADLIGVHVESTHHIYHVLQLIRQAGAKAEVVVNPGTPLSLIEGLLPLVDQVLIMTVNPGFGGQHFLTPMVDKVRALAQLKQQHGYQFDIEVDGGINDQTVKQVYEAGATVAVAGSYVYGSADPAQRIQDLKVATN; this is translated from the coding sequence ATGATTAAAGTTGCCCCTTCGATTTTAAGTGCAAATTTTGCAAACCTACAACCAGATGTTGAATTAGTGGAAAAAGCCGGTGCCGATGCGTTACATATTGATGTGATGGACGGTCAATTCGTGCCCAATTTATCTTTTGGTATGAGTACTGTCGCGGCCATTCGGCCCATTACGTCTTTAACGCTTGATTGCCATCTGATGATTGTGGAACCAGAACGTTTTGTGGCGCAATTTGCCCAAGCAGGTGCGGATCTAATCGGTGTCCACGTTGAAAGTACACATCATATTTATCATGTTTTACAATTGATCCGACAGGCTGGTGCCAAGGCGGAAGTTGTGGTTAATCCCGGAACGCCGTTAAGCTTGATTGAAGGCTTGTTGCCTTTAGTTGATCAAGTTTTGATTATGACGGTCAATCCCGGATTTGGCGGGCAACATTTCTTAACCCCAATGGTCGATAAAGTGCGCGCTTTGGCTCAATTGAAGCAACAACATGGGTACCAATTTGACATTGAAGTGGATGGTGGTATCAACGATCAAACCGTCAAGCAAGTTTACGAGGCTGGTGCGACCGTTGCCGTAGCGGGGTCATATGTGTATGGGAGTGCTGATCCAGCACAACGGATTCAAGACTTAAAGGTGGCTACCAACTAA
- the rsmB gene encoding 16S rRNA (cytosine(967)-C(5))-methyltransferase RsmB, translating to MSEVGNSPRWLAVSALAKIKNGAYSNLQLNQLINQHQMDRRDINLLTNIVYGVIQHRLTLEYWLQPFVRHPHQLDPWVNELLLTALYQWQYLDKIPKRAVFNETIEIAKVKGHPGIRRFVTGVLHQMDRSGLPDFEKIEDHDERLSITYSMPIWLINELRDQLGAEKMTSIIASLNQPAKQALRVNTAVSDVEDVTTALENDELTVEPSEISPVGLVVSDGQAVTTEAMKYGMFTIQDESAQLVVPALDPQSGDRVLDACAAPGGKTTQIAAALDPAAGGKVVALDIHANKVKLIGENAARMHVADRVAATELDARKVGTEFDDGHFDRILVDAPCSGLGLIRRKPEIRYEKQLSDSLNLQRIQLAILNAVAPTLKNGGIMTYSTCTILKQENQDVITQFLAAHPDFDLIKTPTENHLKADRESDTLSIYPDDYLSDGFFIACLRKK from the coding sequence ATGAGTGAAGTCGGAAATAGTCCCCGTTGGTTAGCCGTCTCAGCCTTGGCTAAAATTAAAAATGGCGCATATTCAAATCTACAACTAAATCAATTGATCAATCAGCATCAAATGGACCGTCGTGACATTAACTTGTTGACGAACATTGTGTACGGGGTCATTCAACATCGTTTGACATTGGAATACTGGCTCCAACCCTTTGTCCGTCATCCACATCAGCTCGATCCCTGGGTCAACGAACTTTTGTTAACCGCGTTGTATCAATGGCAATATTTGGACAAGATCCCCAAGCGAGCAGTTTTCAATGAAACCATTGAAATTGCCAAAGTGAAGGGCCATCCCGGTATTCGGCGCTTTGTGACCGGGGTCTTACATCAGATGGACCGGAGTGGGTTACCCGATTTTGAGAAGATTGAAGATCACGATGAACGCTTGAGTATCACTTATAGCATGCCAATCTGGTTGATCAACGAATTACGCGATCAACTCGGTGCGGAAAAGATGACCTCAATTATTGCTTCCTTGAATCAGCCAGCCAAACAAGCTTTGCGGGTGAATACCGCTGTCTCAGATGTTGAAGATGTGACGACGGCACTTGAGAATGATGAGTTAACAGTTGAACCGAGTGAAATTTCACCGGTAGGCTTAGTGGTCAGCGATGGGCAAGCCGTGACGACCGAAGCAATGAAGTATGGGATGTTCACGATCCAAGACGAAAGTGCTCAGTTGGTAGTGCCAGCCTTAGATCCACAATCTGGTGATCGCGTCTTAGATGCTTGTGCAGCTCCTGGTGGCAAAACGACTCAGATTGCGGCTGCTTTAGATCCTGCGGCCGGTGGGAAAGTCGTGGCGCTGGATATTCATGCGAATAAAGTGAAATTAATTGGTGAGAATGCTGCTCGGATGCATGTTGCCGACCGTGTTGCTGCGACCGAATTGGACGCACGTAAGGTCGGGACGGAATTCGATGATGGCCACTTTGATCGCATTTTAGTGGATGCACCTTGTTCAGGATTGGGCTTGATTCGCCGCAAACCTGAGATCCGTTATGAGAAGCAACTTTCAGATAGTTTGAACTTGCAACGGATTCAGTTGGCAATCTTAAATGCGGTGGCACCGACTTTGAAAAATGGTGGTATCATGACGTATAGCACTTGTACGATTTTAAAACAAGAAAATCAGGATGTCATCACACAATTTTTAGCGGCGCATCCAGATTTTGACTTGATCAAGACGCCAACTGAAAACCACTTAAAAGCGGACCGGGAAAGCGACACCTTGTCGATTTATCCTGATGATTATCTTTCAGATGGCTTCTTCATCGCTTGTTTACGAAAAAAATAA
- a CDS encoding thiamine diphosphokinase — translation MTTVNLLVGGPTANWPADLATIPGPWVGADRGALRLVKLGIKPVMVVGDFDSISSVELQEVKQALDGTVIVKPDQDHTDTQLAVKSIFEQYQPDELHIYGATGGRIDHLLANLWLVLNPVFRAWTPKITIIDRQNTIQYFLPGAYTITKAAGKKYLAFVPLMPMHLTLADEKYPLNNAYNDYPISWASNEFVGTQGHFSFDAGVLAVIQSCDAD, via the coding sequence ATGACAACGGTAAATTTGTTAGTTGGGGGACCAACAGCGAATTGGCCAGCTGATTTAGCAACGATTCCTGGACCTTGGGTTGGTGCGGATCGGGGGGCCTTACGGTTAGTTAAACTAGGAATTAAGCCAGTCATGGTCGTCGGTGATTTTGATTCGATCAGTTCCGTGGAATTGCAGGAAGTTAAACAAGCCTTGGATGGCACTGTGATTGTGAAACCGGATCAGGATCATACGGATACGCAGTTGGCGGTAAAATCGATTTTTGAACAGTATCAGCCAGATGAGTTGCATATTTATGGTGCTACCGGTGGCCGTATTGATCATTTACTCGCTAATTTATGGTTGGTTCTAAACCCCGTTTTTCGGGCGTGGACGCCAAAAATCACGATCATTGATCGTCAAAATACGATTCAATATTTTTTACCGGGAGCCTATACGATTACGAAAGCCGCGGGTAAAAAGTATTTAGCCTTTGTTCCGTTGATGCCGATGCATTTGACGTTGGCTGATGAAAAATATCCGTTAAACAATGCGTATAACGACTATCCGATTTCCTGGGCCAGCAACGAGTTTGTCGGTACTCAAGGTCATTTTAGCTTTGATGCTGGCGTATTAGCGGTGATTCAGAGTTGTGATGCTGATTAG
- a CDS encoding Asp23/Gls24 family envelope stress response protein, with product MAVKIKTQFGTIDIDNDVIATVVGGAATDNYGVVGMASRNQIRDNLNEILRRENFARGVVVRQEDNGVAIEVNIIVSYGTKISEVSRNVQAKVKYNLQNMLGVAANSVNVIVQGVRVMND from the coding sequence ATGGCTGTCAAAATCAAAACGCAATTTGGAACAATCGACATCGACAATGATGTGATTGCGACAGTAGTTGGCGGAGCCGCTACGGATAACTATGGGGTTGTCGGCATGGCTAGTCGAAATCAAATTCGTGATAACTTAAATGAAATTTTACGCCGGGAAAACTTTGCACGAGGCGTCGTCGTTCGTCAAGAAGACAATGGGGTTGCGATTGAAGTCAACATTATTGTCAGTTATGGGACGAAAATCTCAGAAGTTTCGCGTAATGTCCAAGCCAAGGTCAAATATAACTTACAAAATATGCTTGGCGTTGCGGCCAATTCGGTCAACGTCATTGTCCAAGGTGTTCGGGTAATGAACGACTAA
- the rsgA gene encoding ribosome small subunit-dependent GTPase A, with the protein MKTGQIRQSLSGFYDVYAEGQLYRTRARGNFRKRRITPLVGDRVEFDAPTQQEGYILNVLPRQTELVRPPVANVDLAIVVTATTTQEFSTNLLDRQLVALEVAGIKSVIYMAKTDLLSEAEFADRQRLATAYEQIGYQVIIERAAFDPTALAAVKTALAGHVAVVMGQTGAGKSTLLNHLQPGLDLATGEISQALNRGKHTTRKVSLIPIAAGLVADTPGFSSYEVFEIPANELTQYFPEFVRLGADCKYRGCVHINEPKCAVKAALAAGTVLQSRYDDYLQFYETIKNKKVIYNKKK; encoded by the coding sequence TTGAAAACTGGACAAATCCGACAATCATTAAGTGGCTTCTATGATGTTTACGCTGAGGGGCAATTGTACCGAACGCGTGCTCGTGGCAATTTTCGAAAGCGGCGCATTACGCCATTGGTAGGCGATCGTGTGGAGTTTGATGCGCCAACGCAACAAGAAGGGTACATTTTAAATGTCTTACCACGCCAGACCGAACTTGTTCGGCCACCAGTAGCGAATGTTGATTTAGCCATTGTTGTGACGGCAACGACGACCCAAGAATTTTCCACCAATTTATTGGATCGACAGTTGGTCGCACTGGAAGTGGCCGGGATCAAGTCGGTCATTTATATGGCTAAGACTGATTTGTTGAGTGAGGCGGAATTTGCCGATCGTCAACGCTTGGCGACGGCTTATGAGCAAATCGGTTATCAAGTGATTATTGAACGAGCCGCCTTTGATCCAACGGCTTTAGCGGCCGTTAAAACAGCGCTTGCGGGTCATGTGGCTGTGGTCATGGGTCAAACCGGGGCCGGTAAGTCGACCTTGTTGAATCATTTACAACCAGGCTTAGATTTAGCAACCGGTGAAATTTCGCAGGCCTTAAATCGTGGGAAACACACGACCCGTAAAGTTAGCCTGATTCCAATTGCGGCTGGACTAGTGGCCGATACGCCGGGTTTTTCATCCTATGAAGTCTTTGAGATTCCGGCCAATGAACTCACCCAGTATTTCCCTGAATTTGTGCGTTTGGGTGCGGATTGCAAGTATCGTGGGTGTGTGCATATAAATGAGCCTAAATGTGCCGTGAAGGCAGCCTTGGCAGCTGGAACGGTCTTACAGAGTCGGTATGATGATTATTTACAATTTTATGAGACTATTAAAAATAAAAAAGTAATTTATAATAAGAAAAAGTGA
- a CDS encoding Stp1/IreP family PP2C-type Ser/Thr phosphatase yields the protein MNFAYRSDIGQQRLENEDYVGVFKNKAGVQFAIVADGIGGHQGGDVASEMAVSHMGYRFENTTFDQPSDAVKWLAAEVQDENQHIIEKAREFSDLNGMGTTMVAALMFNNEFLMANIGDSRGYLFRDGQLKQLTEDHSLVNELVKRGEISAEQARQHPQKNIITRTLGISPDADIDTNLYQMQTADQLLLCSDGLTNMVTDEQLTSVLQASDQTATEKCETLIKLANAAGGADNITALIVVVDGEVASK from the coding sequence GTGAATTTTGCATATCGGTCTGACATTGGCCAACAGCGCTTAGAAAATGAAGATTATGTCGGGGTTTTTAAAAATAAAGCGGGCGTCCAGTTTGCGATCGTGGCGGATGGGATCGGCGGCCATCAAGGTGGCGATGTCGCTTCAGAAATGGCTGTTTCACACATGGGCTATCGTTTTGAAAATACGACGTTTGATCAACCCAGCGATGCCGTTAAATGGCTCGCAGCTGAAGTCCAAGATGAAAATCAACATATTATTGAGAAGGCACGTGAATTTTCAGATTTGAATGGCATGGGCACGACGATGGTCGCAGCGTTAATGTTTAATAATGAATTTTTGATGGCTAATATTGGCGATAGCCGGGGTTATTTATTTCGAGATGGTCAGTTAAAACAACTAACTGAAGACCATTCATTAGTGAATGAACTGGTGAAACGTGGTGAAATCTCTGCCGAACAAGCACGTCAACATCCGCAAAAAAATATTATTACCAGAACGTTGGGGATTTCTCCAGACGCCGATATTGATACGAATCTGTATCAAATGCAAACGGCTGATCAGCTGTTGTTGTGTTCAGATGGGTTGACTAATATGGTCACTGATGAACAACTAACCAGTGTTTTGCAAGCCAGCGACCAGACGGCCACTGAAAAATGCGAAACCTTGATTAAATTAGCGAATGCGGCTGGTGGAGCGGATAACATTACCGCTTTAATCGTCGTTGTTGATGGTGAGGTGGCTAGTAAATGA
- the pknB gene encoding Stk1 family PASTA domain-containing Ser/Thr kinase gives MTPNYTLSGRYRIIRSLGEGGMANVYLAHDLILDRDVAVKLLRLDLRDDPKTIKRFQREALATTELVHPHIVSLYDVGEENGMQYLVMEYVKGMDLKNYIKEHFPLPLQQVIDIMEQILSAVATAHAHNIIHRDLKPQNILIDEQGNAKITDFGIAVALSEHTMTQTNTILGSVHYLSPEQARGSMATKQSDIYSLGIILYEMLTGSVPFKGETAVSIALKHFQTEIPSVRDFDADIPQALENVVLQATAKDPRDRYATVADMATDLLTTLSSTRVGEKRFVPADMGNDETRIMPSADIAAAIAANRRADALKQQTKTAAKATDPEKSTTPTAEAPLPKRSWSKRHPLRRRLILFGSIGLLLIIAIVVGLELSRPQMTKVPKLTGLTQSAATKVLTKQHLSVGTVKRAKSNAVAKNQIIKSTPGSRQSVQTRSRINLTISSGAKHTSFGNYVNESYSDVRATLTAAGFKVKQEFSTSEVSAGQIISQDIVAGSSVLPTNTTVTFTVSAGSRYVALRDLTGESRADILNYATANRLNIEFKQGYSDEQKSGYSYDQDPEGGTNVRAGSTVTVNMSKGSQPANADLAESFKVKVKVPYQNLNMSTTTANDVKIYLEDDSHLIGSLYRELAITRDTRVSLPFQLTGSQTGKYRIVRNGVTIAEKNKITNKDASN, from the coding sequence ATGACACCTAACTACACACTTAGCGGTCGGTATCGAATTATCCGGTCCTTAGGTGAAGGTGGGATGGCGAATGTTTACTTGGCGCATGACTTAATATTGGATCGCGATGTGGCGGTCAAACTTTTGCGTTTAGATTTACGGGATGATCCTAAGACCATCAAACGGTTTCAACGTGAGGCTTTGGCAACGACGGAGTTGGTCCACCCGCACATTGTGAGTTTATACGATGTCGGTGAAGAAAATGGGATGCAGTACTTGGTGATGGAGTACGTTAAGGGCATGGATTTAAAGAACTATATTAAAGAACATTTCCCTTTGCCACTCCAACAAGTTATTGACATCATGGAACAGATATTAAGTGCGGTTGCGACTGCGCATGCGCATAACATTATTCATCGGGATCTCAAACCCCAAAACATTTTGATCGATGAACAGGGCAATGCTAAAATTACGGACTTTGGTATTGCGGTCGCGTTGTCAGAGCACACGATGACGCAGACTAATACGATTTTGGGTTCGGTCCATTATCTTTCACCTGAACAAGCTCGTGGAAGTATGGCAACGAAACAATCCGATATCTATTCATTGGGCATCATCTTATATGAAATGTTGACCGGATCGGTGCCTTTTAAAGGTGAGACAGCGGTTTCAATCGCTTTAAAACACTTTCAAACGGAAATTCCGTCAGTGAGAGATTTCGATGCTGATATTCCACAAGCCTTAGAAAACGTGGTGCTGCAAGCCACAGCTAAAGACCCTCGTGATCGGTATGCCACGGTTGCCGACATGGCGACTGATTTGTTGACGACCTTATCGAGTACTCGTGTCGGCGAGAAGCGTTTTGTCCCTGCCGATATGGGTAATGATGAGACCAGGATCATGCCGAGTGCGGATATTGCGGCTGCGATTGCGGCCAATCGGCGGGCCGATGCGTTGAAGCAGCAGACTAAAACCGCTGCTAAAGCCACTGATCCTGAGAAATCGACCACGCCAACTGCCGAAGCGCCATTGCCGAAGCGGTCATGGTCCAAACGCCATCCGTTACGCCGCCGACTCATTTTATTTGGCAGCATTGGCCTATTGCTAATTATTGCCATTGTGGTTGGCCTAGAATTGAGTCGACCACAAATGACAAAAGTGCCAAAATTGACTGGTTTAACGCAATCAGCAGCGACAAAAGTTTTAACTAAACAACATCTGTCAGTCGGCACGGTCAAACGGGCCAAGAGTAACGCTGTCGCGAAAAATCAGATCATTAAAAGTACGCCAGGCAGTCGTCAGTCGGTTCAGACACGGTCGCGAATCAATCTCACGATCAGTAGCGGCGCTAAGCACACTAGTTTTGGCAACTATGTGAATGAAAGTTATTCAGACGTGCGTGCGACCTTGACTGCGGCTGGTTTCAAAGTAAAGCAGGAGTTTAGTACTTCGGAAGTTTCTGCTGGTCAGATTATCAGCCAAGATATTGTAGCGGGTAGTTCGGTACTGCCAACGAATACGACGGTAACGTTTACCGTTAGTGCGGGCAGTCGCTACGTGGCATTGCGAGATTTGACCGGTGAGAGTCGAGCAGATATTTTAAATTATGCGACGGCTAATCGACTCAATATTGAATTCAAACAGGGCTATTCGGATGAGCAAAAGTCAGGCTATTCCTATGACCAAGATCCTGAGGGTGGCACCAACGTTCGGGCTGGTTCCACGGTAACGGTCAATATGTCTAAAGGTAGTCAGCCAGCTAATGCCGATTTAGCGGAGAGCTTTAAGGTCAAAGTTAAAGTGCCTTATCAGAATTTAAATATGTCGACAACGACCGCCAATGATGTGAAGATTTATCTGGAAGATGACAGTCATCTGATTGGAAGCTTATATCGTGAACTTGCGATTACGCGTGATACGCGAGTTAGTTTACCGTTTCAGCTAACTGGATCACAGACCGGTAAGTACCGAATCGTCCGTAATGGCGTCACAATTGCTGAGAAAAATAAAATTACGAATAAAGATGCTTCAAATTAA